One Mycolicibacterium goodii genomic region harbors:
- a CDS encoding NAD(P)H-dependent amine dehydrogenase family protein yields MALRVVQWATGGVGVAAIKGVLGHPDLELVGCWVHSESKAGRDVGEIVGTEPLGVRTTRDIDAVLALNADAVIYAPLLPDPDEVAALLRSGKNVVTPVGWVYPSAKQAAPLREAALAGNATLHGTGIAPGGISEKFPLLFSVMSTDVTFVRAEEFSDLRTYDAPDVLRHVMGFGEVPEKALSGPMQKLLDGGFIQAVKMCVDEFGFAADPKIRSRQEIAVATAPIDSPLGPIRPGQVAGRTFHWEALTGEQVVVRVTVNWLMGEENLDPPWTFGPGGQRYEMEVRGNPDFSVTIKGFQGEVGGSGPEPGVVATAAHCVNSIPAVCAAEPGIATYLDLPLFSAKAARHLR; encoded by the coding sequence ATGGCGTTACGAGTGGTGCAATGGGCGACCGGTGGCGTCGGAGTGGCAGCCATCAAGGGTGTGCTCGGACACCCCGACCTCGAACTCGTCGGCTGCTGGGTGCACTCGGAGAGCAAGGCGGGCCGCGACGTCGGCGAGATCGTCGGCACCGAACCGCTCGGGGTGCGCACGACCCGCGACATCGACGCCGTCCTGGCGCTGAACGCCGATGCGGTGATCTACGCGCCCCTGCTGCCCGATCCCGACGAGGTCGCCGCGTTGCTGCGGTCGGGCAAGAACGTCGTCACCCCGGTCGGGTGGGTGTACCCGAGCGCCAAGCAGGCCGCACCGCTGCGGGAGGCCGCGTTGGCCGGAAATGCGACGCTGCACGGCACCGGCATCGCCCCCGGCGGGATCAGCGAGAAGTTCCCGCTGCTGTTCTCGGTCATGTCGACGGATGTGACGTTCGTTCGGGCCGAGGAGTTCTCCGATCTGCGCACCTACGACGCGCCCGACGTCCTGCGCCATGTCATGGGTTTCGGCGAGGTCCCCGAAAAAGCACTGAGCGGCCCCATGCAGAAGCTCCTCGACGGCGGGTTCATCCAGGCTGTGAAGATGTGCGTCGACGAGTTCGGTTTCGCCGCCGACCCGAAAATCCGTTCGCGCCAGGAGATCGCGGTCGCAACCGCACCGATCGACTCGCCGCTCGGCCCGATCCGGCCCGGGCAGGTCGCGGGCCGCACATTCCACTGGGAGGCGCTCACCGGCGAGCAGGTGGTGGTCCGGGTGACCGTCAACTGGCTGATGGGGGAGGAAAACCTCGACCCGCCATGGACGTTCGGTCCAGGTGGGCAGCGCTACGAGATGGAGGTCCGCGGCAACCCCGACTTCTCCGTGACCATCAAGGGATTCCAAGGGGAAGTCGGCGGATCCGGGCCAGAACCCGGTGTCGTGGCCACCGCGGCGCACTGCGTGAACTCCATCCCGGCGGTGTGCGCCGCAGAACCGGGGATCGCCACGTACCTGGACCTGCCGCTGTTCAGCGCGAAGGCCGCCCGGCACCTGCGCTAG
- a CDS encoding patatin-like phospholipase family protein, giving the protein MEAKRALVLAGGGIAGIAWETGILRGIADESPDTAEALLTSDVLVGTSAGSTVAAQLSSGLSLDELYERQVAGTSAELDPGVSIGSISELFVDAMLTAGATKAQKLQRIGQIAAETPTVPEAVRREVIAARLPSHDWPDRTLRIAAIDIATGELVEFDGDSGVDLVDAVAASCAVPGAWPPVTIGSRRYIDGGVSSTINLELAADCQSAVVLVPSGQSVPSPFGHGGIAEEISEFAGAALGIFADDESLGAFGINPLDPACRVPSARAGRAQGRREARAIAEFLAELAP; this is encoded by the coding sequence GTGGAAGCGAAACGTGCGCTCGTACTCGCCGGCGGCGGGATCGCGGGAATCGCCTGGGAGACCGGAATTCTGCGCGGCATCGCCGACGAATCGCCGGACACGGCCGAGGCCCTGCTCACCAGTGACGTCCTCGTGGGCACCTCGGCGGGCTCCACGGTGGCCGCACAGTTGAGCAGCGGGCTGAGCCTGGACGAGTTGTACGAGCGCCAGGTGGCCGGAACCTCTGCCGAGCTCGACCCGGGTGTCAGCATCGGATCGATCAGTGAACTGTTCGTCGACGCGATGCTCACCGCCGGTGCCACCAAGGCGCAAAAACTGCAGCGCATCGGGCAGATCGCGGCCGAGACCCCGACCGTGCCCGAGGCCGTGCGCCGCGAGGTGATCGCCGCGCGCCTGCCGTCGCACGACTGGCCGGACCGAACCCTGCGGATCGCGGCGATCGACATCGCCACCGGTGAACTCGTCGAGTTCGACGGTGACTCCGGTGTCGATCTCGTCGACGCGGTCGCCGCCAGCTGCGCCGTTCCGGGGGCGTGGCCGCCGGTGACGATCGGCTCCCGGCGCTACATCGACGGCGGCGTGAGCAGCACCATCAACCTGGAGCTCGCCGCGGACTGCCAGAGCGCCGTGGTGCTGGTGCCGTCGGGACAGTCCGTCCCGTCGCCGTTCGGCCACGGCGGAATCGCCGAGGAGATCTCGGAATTCGCCGGTGCCGCGCTGGGCATCTTCGCCGACGACGAGTCGCTCGGTGCCTTCGGCATCAATCCGCTCGATCCGGCGTGCCGTGTGCCGTCGGCGCGGGCCGGACGCGCCCAGGGGCGTCGCGAGGCCCGCGCGATCGCCGAGTTCCTCGCAGAACTCGCGCCCTGA
- a CDS encoding zinc-binding dehydrogenase, which produces MTATMRAQRFYAETKQVVVEDVPIPEPGPGEVLVKVAFCGICHSDLSLINGTFPAQVPVVTQGHEASGVIAKLGPEVTGWTEGDRVIVAAGRPCMSCANCRRGDIGNCLRIQLMAFAYDGAWSEYTVAQAVGLTRVPDNVPLEQAAILADAVSTPYGAVVRTGKVGIGESVGVWGVGGVGTHIVQLSRLVGAVPVIAVDIKPEVLERALAVGADYAFDARDEHLADKIAEVTGGRGLDVAFDAVGLASTFEQALDRLTIGGRLVAVGMSAEAPTVGPTSMFGLTQKQVLGHLGYQNVDIATLATLVSLGRLDLSRSVSEIVPLEDIALGIDKLERQEGNPIRILVRP; this is translated from the coding sequence ATGACCGCCACCATGCGTGCCCAACGCTTCTATGCCGAGACCAAACAGGTTGTCGTGGAGGATGTTCCGATCCCCGAACCCGGTCCCGGCGAGGTGCTGGTCAAGGTCGCGTTCTGCGGCATCTGCCATTCGGATCTGAGCTTGATCAACGGCACGTTCCCGGCACAGGTGCCCGTGGTGACGCAGGGGCACGAGGCCTCGGGCGTCATCGCGAAGCTTGGGCCGGAGGTCACCGGATGGACCGAGGGTGACCGCGTGATCGTGGCGGCCGGCAGGCCGTGCATGAGCTGTGCCAACTGCCGCCGCGGTGACATCGGCAACTGTCTGCGTATCCAGCTGATGGCGTTCGCGTACGACGGCGCGTGGTCCGAGTACACCGTCGCGCAGGCCGTGGGTCTCACCCGGGTTCCCGACAACGTGCCGCTGGAGCAGGCCGCGATCCTCGCCGACGCGGTGTCGACGCCGTACGGCGCGGTCGTACGCACCGGCAAGGTCGGTATCGGCGAGTCCGTCGGCGTGTGGGGCGTGGGTGGCGTCGGCACCCACATCGTGCAGTTGTCGCGTCTGGTCGGGGCCGTGCCGGTGATCGCGGTCGACATCAAGCCCGAGGTGCTCGAGCGGGCGCTCGCCGTGGGTGCCGATTACGCGTTCGACGCGCGCGACGAGCACCTCGCCGACAAGATCGCGGAGGTCACGGGCGGACGCGGCCTGGATGTGGCGTTCGACGCGGTGGGTCTGGCGTCGACGTTCGAGCAGGCGCTGGACCGGCTCACGATCGGCGGGCGCCTGGTCGCGGTCGGGATGAGCGCCGAGGCGCCGACGGTGGGGCCGACGTCGATGTTCGGGTTGACCCAGAAGCAGGTGCTGGGTCATCTGGGCTACCAGAACGTCGACATCGCGACGCTGGCGACGCTCGTCTCGTTGGGCCGGCTGGATCTGTCGCGGTCGGTCAGCGAGATCGTGCCGCTGGAGGACATCGCGCTCGGCATCGACAAACTCGAACGCCAGGAAGGCAATCCGATCCGGATCCTGGTGCGGCCCTAG
- a CDS encoding fatty acid--CoA ligase, whose translation MDSTMQQWPLTITAILRHACGVNGDRTVTTATGQGSCRSTTYRELGEQAAQLAHLLREVGIEGDERVGTFMWNNTEHLAAYLAIPAMGAVLHTLNLRLSPEQIGFIAGEAQDRVIIADASLIPLLAPVLPLVDTVHTVIVAGDGDLEPLRGPNRTVLRYHEALAGRPTQFDWPDIDENSAAAMCYTSGTTGNPKGVVYSHRSSYLHSLNTCTANALDVSCGDVVLPIVPMFHANAWGLPYAALMAGAGLVMPDRFLDGASLVGLIESQRPTLAGAVPTIWNDVLNCLEKAPGHDISSLRLVACGGSAVPLSLMQAFQERHNVYIQQAWGMTETSPVATVAKPLPGVSDEQHWSMRATQGRPMCGVEVRIVDDAGNPLPNDGKAVGELEVRGPWITGGYHLGRDAEKFDSGWLRTGDVGVIDDLGYVTLTDRAKDVIKSGGEWISSVELENHLIGHPAVLEAAVVGVPDERWQERPLAVVVLQEGASADPEELREFLADKVVRWWLPERWAFVDQVPRTSVGKYDKKTIRARHADGAYEVITL comes from the coding sequence GTGGACAGCACGATGCAGCAATGGCCGTTGACGATCACCGCGATCCTGCGCCACGCGTGCGGTGTCAACGGGGACCGGACAGTCACCACCGCCACCGGCCAGGGCAGCTGTCGCAGCACCACCTACCGCGAGCTCGGGGAGCAAGCTGCCCAGCTGGCGCACCTGCTGCGCGAGGTCGGCATCGAAGGAGACGAGCGCGTCGGCACCTTCATGTGGAACAACACCGAGCACCTCGCCGCCTACCTCGCGATCCCCGCCATGGGGGCGGTGCTGCACACGCTCAACCTCCGGCTGTCGCCCGAACAGATCGGCTTCATCGCCGGGGAGGCGCAGGACCGCGTGATCATCGCCGACGCGTCGCTGATCCCACTGCTGGCCCCGGTGCTGCCGCTGGTCGACACCGTGCACACGGTGATCGTGGCCGGCGACGGCGACCTGGAGCCGCTGCGCGGACCGAATCGCACGGTGCTGCGCTACCACGAGGCGCTGGCCGGACGGCCCACACAGTTCGACTGGCCGGACATCGACGAGAACTCCGCCGCGGCAATGTGTTACACCAGCGGCACCACCGGCAACCCGAAAGGTGTTGTCTACAGCCACCGGTCGAGCTACCTGCACTCGCTGAACACCTGCACGGCCAACGCGCTCGACGTCAGCTGCGGTGACGTGGTCCTGCCGATCGTGCCGATGTTCCACGCCAACGCGTGGGGCCTGCCGTACGCCGCGCTCATGGCCGGCGCCGGGCTGGTGATGCCGGACCGCTTCCTCGACGGCGCGTCGCTCGTCGGGCTCATCGAATCGCAGCGGCCGACGCTTGCCGGCGCCGTGCCCACGATCTGGAACGACGTGCTCAACTGCCTGGAAAAGGCTCCCGGACACGATATCTCGTCGCTGCGCCTGGTGGCCTGCGGCGGGTCGGCCGTGCCGTTGTCGCTGATGCAGGCGTTCCAGGAACGCCACAACGTCTACATCCAGCAGGCCTGGGGGATGACCGAGACGTCCCCGGTGGCCACGGTCGCCAAACCCCTGCCCGGCGTCTCCGACGAACAACACTGGTCGATGCGCGCCACGCAGGGCAGGCCCATGTGCGGCGTCGAGGTACGCATCGTCGACGACGCGGGAAACCCGCTGCCCAACGACGGCAAGGCGGTCGGCGAACTCGAGGTGCGCGGACCGTGGATCACCGGCGGCTACCACCTGGGCCGCGACGCCGAGAAGTTCGACTCCGGATGGCTGCGCACGGGTGACGTCGGGGTCATCGACGACCTCGGCTACGTGACGCTGACCGACCGGGCCAAAGACGTCATCAAGTCGGGCGGCGAGTGGATCTCATCGGTCGAACTCGAGAACCACCTCATCGGCCACCCCGCGGTGCTGGAGGCTGCCGTCGTCGGCGTTCCCGACGAGCGGTGGCAGGAGCGTCCTCTGGCGGTGGTGGTGTTGCAGGAGGGCGCCTCCGCCGATCCCGAGGAGCTCCGCGAGTTCCTCGCCGACAAGGTCGTGCGGTGGTGGCTGCCCGAGCGCTGGGCCTTCGTCGACCAGGTACCGCGCACCAGCGTCGGGAAGTACGACAAGAAGACCATCCGGGCCCGCCATGCCGATGGCGCCTACGAGGTCATCACGCTCTAG